The following are encoded in a window of Brevibacillus sp. DP1.3A genomic DNA:
- a CDS encoding NCS2 family permease: MRTWMEKLFHLRAYDTTFQRELIAGFIGFVTIVYIVAVNASILNDAGIPMEAGILATVLTAFIGSLLMAFWANAPIILVPGMGINALFTFTLCQSMGLTWQEALAAVFVSGLIFTVIAFTKAATILSNAIPASLKEAITVGIGLFLTFIGLQKGGLIVMNPSTFVALGDLSSPHVIVMLITLIVTLILFVRNVPGNFLIGITVGTGLGFLFGIVEPGGGGSFSFADYGSVFAGLSFSAIWALPFWIATFSLAMVIVFENIGLIHGHTSMLGQPEKFGRSLQANALSAAISGILGTSPTVSTVETAAGIAAGGRTGLTALVTGTLFLLSLGLLPVIKMIPDGAIAPVLIIIGALMLQNVQNINLKDFSEGFPAFLIIAIIPLSYSIVDGIAFGFVAYPLMKLALGKRREVPALMYVIAGLFLLNLMLPIFT; the protein is encoded by the coding sequence GTGCGTACGTGGATGGAAAAGCTATTTCACTTGCGCGCTTACGACACGACGTTTCAAAGGGAACTCATCGCCGGATTTATTGGCTTTGTCACCATTGTCTACATTGTTGCCGTAAACGCTTCGATTTTAAATGATGCTGGAATACCGATGGAAGCAGGCATTCTGGCGACTGTATTGACGGCATTTATCGGGTCACTTCTTATGGCCTTTTGGGCAAATGCTCCGATTATTCTGGTTCCCGGAATGGGGATCAACGCCCTGTTTACGTTCACGTTATGCCAATCGATGGGCCTCACTTGGCAGGAAGCATTAGCTGCAGTTTTTGTTTCGGGTCTGATCTTTACTGTGATTGCCTTTACCAAGGCTGCGACGATATTGTCCAATGCGATTCCCGCTTCGCTAAAAGAAGCGATTACCGTAGGGATTGGGTTGTTCTTGACCTTCATCGGTCTGCAAAAAGGCGGGCTGATCGTCATGAATCCGTCTACATTTGTAGCGCTGGGTGACTTGTCCAGCCCGCATGTGATCGTCATGCTGATTACTTTGATTGTTACGTTGATTTTGTTTGTTCGCAATGTGCCGGGCAACTTCTTGATCGGAATTACGGTTGGTACAGGACTTGGCTTTTTGTTCGGGATTGTCGAGCCAGGAGGAGGAGGATCGTTTTCGTTTGCGGATTATGGAAGCGTATTTGCGGGTCTTTCCTTTTCTGCCATTTGGGCGTTGCCATTTTGGATCGCGACCTTCTCATTGGCGATGGTCATCGTCTTTGAAAATATTGGCTTGATTCATGGACATACCTCGATGCTTGGACAGCCGGAGAAGTTCGGCCGCTCGCTGCAAGCAAATGCGTTGTCGGCTGCCATCTCTGGCATTTTGGGAACCAGTCCGACAGTTTCGACGGTGGAGACCGCGGCAGGAATCGCAGCAGGAGGAAGGACGGGACTGACCGCACTTGTAACAGGTACCTTGTTCCTGCTCTCGCTCGGTTTGCTTCCTGTCATCAAAATGATTCCGGATGGAGCTATTGCCCCAGTGCTCATCATCATTGGCGCACTGATGCTGCAAAATGTACAGAATATCAATCTGAAGGACTTCTCGGAAGGCTTCCCTGCCTTTTTGATCATCGCGATTATCCCGTTGTCCTACAGCATTGTAGATGGAATTGCGTTTGGATTCGTGGCGTATCCGCTTATGAAGCTCGCATTGGGCAAACGTCGCGAAGTGCCTGCGCTCATGTACGTCATCGCCGGATTGTTCTTGCTGAATCTCATGCTGCCGATATTCACATAA
- a CDS encoding LysR family transcriptional regulator: MDIRQLRYFIAIAEEGQITGAAKRLNMAQPPLSQQLKQMEEELGVMLIERSGKQMILTEAGVTLYKQALNIVHQMEEALSEVKETGEGIRGTLSIGVSALSAYRLPEQIRVFQQKYPLITYKIWKGDTQLLNQWLERRTIEVAIVRLPHSLNNCTMIPLEEEDFVLIVPATSPYADRKEIEMREIAELPLIMPSTPGLGIYDLIIKEFSRLGVEPHVICECPDISLIVSMVASSVGSSIVPISAWETHQSEQIRGIRLSGTSIYSSAAVVWQSGRHLSKAANRFIETFSS, translated from the coding sequence GTGGATATTCGGCAACTGCGTTACTTTATCGCCATAGCAGAGGAAGGTCAAATAACGGGGGCGGCTAAAAGACTGAACATGGCCCAGCCACCTTTGAGTCAGCAGCTGAAGCAAATGGAGGAGGAGCTCGGGGTCATGCTCATTGAGCGCTCAGGAAAACAAATGATCCTGACAGAAGCAGGCGTCACTCTCTATAAACAGGCGCTCAATATCGTTCATCAAATGGAGGAAGCTCTCTCCGAGGTCAAAGAAACAGGCGAAGGCATTCGGGGGACGTTGTCCATCGGTGTCAGTGCACTGTCGGCCTACCGCCTGCCAGAACAAATTCGTGTGTTTCAGCAAAAGTATCCGCTCATTACGTATAAAATCTGGAAAGGCGATACGCAGCTCCTCAATCAGTGGCTGGAGCGCAGAACCATAGAAGTCGCTATCGTACGCCTTCCCCACTCGTTGAACAACTGCACCATGATTCCGTTGGAGGAAGAGGATTTTGTGCTCATCGTTCCTGCCACCTCCCCCTATGCCGATCGTAAGGAAATCGAAATGCGCGAGATCGCGGAGCTTCCGCTCATTATGCCGAGCACGCCAGGATTGGGCATCTACGACTTGATTATCAAAGAGTTCTCCCGTCTAGGCGTGGAACCGCACGTCATCTGCGAGTGCCCGGACATCTCTCTCATCGTCAGCATGGTCGCCTCCTCGGTCGGTTCCTCCATCGTCCCCATCTCGGCATGGGAGACTCATCAGAGCGAACAAATTCGCGGGATTCGCCTCTCCGGAACTTCCATTTATTCTTCCGCTGCTGTCGTTTGGCAGTCTGGACGCCATCTGTCCAAAGCAGCGAATCGGTTTATCGAGACGTTTTCATCGTAA
- a CDS encoding VOC family protein — MIHEMTFQLRTSNFTKGHAWYQSFLQREPDFVPHEGFAEWEVLPGCWLQLAEGTPAEGSGPVRFAVVDIESERERLINELQIERFEIFQREEVPVKWGTFADPWGNRIGLFEYLDPAEKEEKQKRLEKLR, encoded by the coding sequence ATGATCCATGAGATGACGTTTCAATTGCGTACTTCTAATTTCACCAAAGGACATGCCTGGTACCAGAGCTTTTTGCAAAGAGAGCCGGATTTTGTTCCACATGAAGGATTTGCTGAGTGGGAAGTACTGCCTGGGTGTTGGCTGCAGCTGGCAGAGGGGACACCAGCGGAAGGAAGCGGTCCCGTGCGATTTGCTGTGGTTGATATCGAGTCGGAAAGAGAAAGACTGATCAACGAGCTTCAAATCGAGCGGTTTGAGATTTTCCAACGCGAAGAAGTGCCGGTCAAGTGGGGGACGTTTGCCGATCCATGGGGGAATCGCATTGGTCTTTTCGAGTACCTGGATCCAGCTGAAAAAGAGGAGAAGCAAAAAAGACTTGAGAAGCTGAGGTGA